A single genomic interval of Lewinellaceae bacterium harbors:
- a CDS encoding T9SS type A sorting domain-containing protein — protein sequence MKTILLSTLFSLFVCATQACSCFYISDYFCPSASWVNSNSSTALHIVQVKVLRHYGYYMDVEIADNLQNTIPENEITILGQDGLNCNEYLNPFTEGDFFILAIYPSNWEEGVYDLSGCGRFWLPVNDGKVQGNISENVQEQDYAVFKQGLAQCAGITPAEEPGLASLLLYPNPTSGELFLDGLNPAARLEYAIYSYSGQRLRSGLVEGGSSPSLSLSGLPSGLYLIRIQAGDGQVVLSRRILLERE from the coding sequence ATGAAGACCATCCTGCTTTCAACCCTCTTTTCTCTTTTCGTTTGCGCAACCCAAGCCTGTTCCTGCTTTTACATTTCCGACTACTTCTGCCCCTCGGCCAGCTGGGTCAACAGCAATTCCAGCACGGCGCTCCACATCGTCCAGGTGAAAGTGCTGCGCCACTACGGCTATTACATGGATGTAGAGATAGCCGATAACCTGCAAAACACCATTCCTGAAAACGAGATCACCATCCTCGGCCAGGACGGCCTGAACTGCAACGAGTACCTCAATCCTTTCACGGAAGGCGATTTTTTTATCCTCGCCATCTACCCAAGCAACTGGGAAGAGGGCGTTTATGACCTCAGCGGCTGCGGCCGCTTCTGGCTGCCGGTCAATGATGGCAAAGTACAGGGCAACATCAGCGAAAATGTACAGGAACAGGACTACGCCGTTTTCAAGCAGGGCCTGGCGCAGTGCGCGGGCATCACGCCGGCGGAAGAGCCGGGACTGGCCTCTCTCCTACTCTATCCCAACCCTACCTCCGGCGAGCTTTTCCTCGATGGGCTGAATCCGGCGGCCAGGCTGGAGTATGCCATATATAGTTACAGCGGGCAGAGGCTGAGAAGTGGGCTGGTTGAGGGCGGCTCCTCCCCCAGCCTATCGCTGTCGGGCCTGCCTTCCGGGCTGTATTTGATCAGGATTCAGGCCGGCGACGGGCAGGTTGTATTGTCACGGCGGATTTTGCTTGAACGGGAGTAG
- a CDS encoding tetratricopeptide repeat protein, producing the protein MKHLMPFFFLALAANPAFLQPNNTLRGLITYQNSGEPQKDFKVTPTATGANAVFSDDNGLFTIIVASGRPGQVLKLIVQKDGYQLVSHNDPMIVEVAIRENKDDLLQLVVVKTEEYEGRKDRYTAAIEKQLKDKEGEIAFLRSQLTDSKMNDTERRELTRRIGELREELDALAKSKDELAQRLAEIDLARAAGFVREALEKFEQEQDVKAALELLQEEKLDRLYQNALEQEKAAVEVKGQAVEGYMARARLLIADFQHKAAYKSYLKAIEADSANVSNLWEVGYFLAEINDQKQAIRFYEQALRFEQGESSKAALLNNLGNEYKNNNSYAEAEAAYREALEIRKRLASSNPERYEPDVAATQNNLGVMYSDLNSYAEAELAYREALAIYKRLALSNPERYEPDVATTQNNLGVMYYNLNSYAEAELAYREALAIRKRLASSNPERYEPDVAATQNNLGVMYSDLNSYAEAELAYREALEIYKRLASSNPERYESDVAATQNNLGILYRNLNSYAEAELAYREALEIRKRLALANPERYEPDVAMTQNNLGNMYLVLNSYAKAEVAYREALAIRKRLAAANPERYEPDVAMTQNNLGVMYYNLNSYVQAEAAYREALAIRKRLAAANPERYEPDVAATQNNLGNMYSDLNSYAEAEAAYREALAIRKRLASSNPQRFNLDCSSTINNIGFLYEAQMISKLDLALKASGLAYLDTSETYLAVYSDELPAVQRCRGQIQYLRNFFQSATLESLKLEQAMEDIKSLEQKVEQTSSPAEKVHYQEQVVVRLQELNNLQPEEESLPTRLANAHGSLAWHYLFNRQFAEAEDAARQGLALDKGQAWISTNLALGLLYQGKYEEAEALYRKLMDEPYNGDRKYRSVFLEDLEVLEEAGVSHPDVERIRQVLRD; encoded by the coding sequence ATGAAACACCTAATGCCATTCTTCTTCCTTGCACTTGCAGCCAATCCCGCTTTCCTGCAACCCAACAACACCCTGCGCGGCCTGATCACCTACCAGAATAGCGGCGAGCCGCAAAAAGACTTTAAAGTCACCCCCACCGCCACCGGCGCCAATGCCGTCTTTTCTGACGACAACGGCTTGTTCACCATCATTGTTGCCAGCGGCCGCCCGGGGCAGGTACTGAAACTCATAGTCCAGAAGGACGGCTACCAACTGGTCAGCCACAACGACCCCATGATCGTCGAAGTGGCCATCCGGGAGAACAAAGACGACCTGCTTCAGCTGGTTGTGGTAAAAACCGAAGAATACGAAGGCCGCAAGGACCGCTACACCGCCGCCATCGAAAAGCAATTAAAGGATAAAGAAGGCGAGATTGCCTTCCTCCGTTCCCAGCTCACCGACAGCAAGATGAACGACACGGAGCGCCGCGAGCTCACCCGCCGCATCGGCGAGCTGCGGGAAGAGCTGGACGCTCTGGCCAAGAGCAAAGACGAACTGGCCCAGCGCCTGGCTGAGATCGACCTCGCCCGCGCCGCCGGCTTCGTGCGCGAAGCCCTGGAAAAATTCGAACAGGAGCAGGACGTCAAAGCTGCCCTGGAGCTGTTGCAGGAGGAAAAGCTGGACCGCCTTTACCAAAACGCCCTGGAACAGGAAAAGGCCGCCGTCGAGGTCAAAGGCCAGGCCGTCGAAGGCTACATGGCCCGCGCCCGCCTGCTGATCGCTGATTTTCAGCACAAAGCCGCCTACAAAAGCTATCTCAAAGCCATCGAGGCGGATAGCGCCAATGTGAGCAACCTCTGGGAAGTTGGCTATTTTTTAGCGGAGATCAATGATCAGAAGCAGGCGATCCGTTTTTACGAGCAGGCGTTGCGATTTGAGCAGGGGGAAAGTTCGAAAGCCGCCCTGTTGAACAACCTGGGAAATGAGTATAAAAATAATAATTCCTACGCCGAGGCGGAGGCGGCCTACCGGGAAGCCCTGGAGATCAGGAAGCGGCTGGCGTCGTCGAACCCGGAGCGCTATGAGCCCGATGTGGCGGCGACCCAGAACAACCTGGGGGTGATGTATTCAGATTTAAATTCCTACGCAGAGGCGGAGTTGGCCTACCGGGAAGCTCTGGCGATTTATAAGCGCCTGGCGTTGTCCAACCCGGAGCGCTATGAGCCGGATGTGGCGACGACCCAGAACAACCTGGGGGTGATGTATTACAACCTAAATTCCTACGCAGAGGCGGAGTTGGCTTACCGGGAAGCCCTGGCGATTAGGAAGCGCCTGGCGTCGTCCAACCCGGAGCGCTATGAGCCCGATGTGGCGGCGACCCAGAACAACCTGGGGGTGATGTATTCAGATTTAAATTCCTACGCCGAGGCGGAGTTGGCCTACCGGGAAGCCCTGGAGATTTATAAGCGCCTGGCGTCGTCCAATCCGGAGCGCTATGAATCCGATGTGGCGGCGACCCAGAACAACCTGGGCATTTTGTATCGAAACTTAAATTCCTACGCCGAGGCGGAGTTGGCCTACCGGGAAGCTCTGGAGATCAGGAAGCGCCTGGCGTTGGCCAACCCGGAGCGCTATGAGCCCGATGTGGCGATGACCCAGAACAACCTGGGCAATATGTATTTAGTCTTAAATTCCTATGCCAAGGCGGAGGTCGCCTACCGGGAAGCCCTGGCGATCAGGAAGCGGCTGGCGGCGGCCAACCCGGAGCGCTATGAGCCCGATGTGGCGATGACCCAGAACAACCTGGGGGTGATGTATTACAACCTAAATTCCTACGTCCAGGCGGAGGCGGCCTACCGGGAAGCCCTGGCGATCAGGAAGCGGCTGGCGGCGGCCAACCCGGAGCGCTATGAGCCCGATGTGGCAGCGACCCAGAACAACCTGGGCAATATGTATTCAGACTTAAATTCCTACGCCGAGGCGGAGGCGGCCTACCGGGAAGCTCTGGCGATCAGGAAGCGGCTGGCGTCGTCCAACCCTCAAAGGTTTAATTTGGACTGTAGCTCGACCATTAACAATATTGGTTTTTTATATGAAGCCCAAATGATCAGCAAACTGGACCTTGCGCTAAAAGCAAGTGGGTTAGCCTATCTGGATACCTCGGAAACCTACCTGGCTGTTTATTCGGATGAACTGCCGGCTGTCCAACGTTGTAGAGGACAAATCCAATACCTCCGCAATTTTTTTCAGTCCGCCACACTGGAAAGCCTGAAGCTGGAGCAGGCAATGGAGGATATCAAAAGCCTGGAGCAAAAAGTAGAGCAAACAAGCAGCCCTGCCGAAAAAGTACATTATCAGGAGCAGGTAGTCGTTCGCCTCCAGGAGCTAAATAACCTCCAACCAGAAGAGGAGTCCCTCCCCACCCGCCTCGCCAACGCTCACGGCAGCCTCGCCTGGCACTACCTCTTCAACCGGCAGTTTGCCGAAGCCGAGGATGCAGCCCGGCAGGGGCTTGCCCTGGATAAGGGCCAGGCCTGGATTTCCACCAACCTGGCGCTGGGGCTGCTCTACCAGGGGAAATATGAGGAGGCGGAGGCGCTCTACCGGAAGCTAATGGATGAGCCGTATAATGGGGACAGGAAATACCGCTCTGTCTTTTTGGAGGATTTGGAGGTGCTGGAAGAGGCGGGGGTTTCGCACCCCGATGTGGAGAGGATCAGGCAGGTATTGCGGGATTAG
- a CDS encoding TRAP transporter large permease subunit: MEILAIILFISIFLLILYGYPVAFTLGGISVIYALLFLDPVAFTALPPRIMGVVSNYVLLAVPLFIYMGIMLEKSGLAESLLETMAILFGKLKGGLAISVVIVGALLAASTGIVGATVITMGLISLPTMLKRGYSAELATGTIAASGTLGQIIPPSVVLVLLGSVLNVSVGDLFAAALLPGLLLVVAYVGYIIIFATLRPQSAPGMPEEEIRAFKKEGYWRKVIQAFVLPFLLIIAVLGSIFAGIASPTEAAAVGALGATILTIVQGKFSLEVLQVVGRETTHLTSMVFIILLGATTFSFVFREMNGDEYLVNLINDANLSASAFLALVMVVVFIAGFFIDFIEIVFIIVPVVAPIFVQFGIDLVWIGVLLGLNLQTSFLSPPFGFSLFYLKGVAPPGVTTGHLYRGIVPFVIIQLIFLLVVILFPEVVYVFL; encoded by the coding sequence ATGGAAATACTGGCGATCATCCTCTTCATCAGCATCTTTTTGCTCATCCTTTACGGGTATCCGGTAGCATTTACGCTGGGTGGCATTTCTGTCATTTACGCCTTGCTATTCCTCGACCCGGTGGCCTTTACCGCGTTGCCACCCCGCATCATGGGGGTGGTGAGCAACTACGTGTTGCTGGCCGTGCCGCTCTTTATCTACATGGGCATCATGCTGGAAAAATCGGGCCTGGCGGAGAGCCTGCTGGAAACCATGGCCATCCTCTTCGGCAAGCTCAAGGGCGGGCTGGCCATCAGCGTGGTGATCGTCGGGGCGCTGCTGGCGGCCTCCACCGGCATCGTTGGCGCCACGGTGATTACCATGGGGCTGATCAGCCTGCCGACCATGCTGAAACGGGGCTACAGCGCCGAGCTGGCCACCGGCACGATCGCCGCTTCGGGCACGTTGGGGCAGATCATCCCGCCCTCTGTGGTGCTGGTGCTGCTGGGCAGCGTATTGAACGTATCGGTGGGCGACCTCTTTGCCGCCGCCTTGCTTCCCGGCCTTTTACTGGTGGTGGCTTATGTAGGGTACATCATCATCTTTGCCACCCTGCGCCCTCAGTCCGCCCCCGGAATGCCGGAAGAGGAGATTCGGGCGTTTAAAAAGGAAGGATACTGGCGGAAGGTCATACAGGCTTTCGTCCTGCCATTTTTGTTAATCATTGCGGTGCTGGGCTCCATTTTTGCCGGCATTGCCTCGCCGACCGAGGCCGCCGCCGTGGGGGCCCTGGGCGCCACCATCCTGACCATCGTGCAGGGCAAATTCAGCCTGGAGGTGCTCCAGGTCGTCGGCCGGGAAACCACCCACCTGACCAGCATGGTGTTCATCATCCTGCTGGGCGCCACCACCTTTTCCTTCGTTTTCCGCGAGATGAACGGCGACGAATACCTGGTCAACCTCATCAACGATGCCAACCTCTCCGCCAGCGCTTTCCTGGCCCTGGTGATGGTGGTGGTCTTCATCGCCGGCTTCTTCATCGACTTCATCGAGATCGTTTTCATCATTGTGCCGGTCGTGGCCCCCATTTTCGTGCAGTTCGGCATCGACCTGGTGTGGATCGGCGTGCTGCTGGGCCTCAACCTGCAGACGTCCTTCCTGTCGCCCCCTTTCGGCTTTTCCCTTTTCTACCTGAAAGGCGTGGCGCCTCCCGGCGTGACCACCGGGCACCTGTACCGGGGCATTGTGCCGTTTGTCATCATTCAGTTAATTTTCCTGCTCGTGGTGATCTTGTTCCCGGAGGTGGTGTATGTGTTCCTCTGA
- a CDS encoding TRAP transporter small permease subunit: MVQLLKGLSAGIHRLNEWVGRGVSWLTTVLVILTCFDVITRYLFSDTSAWIMELEWHIFAFIFLLGAGYAFRHDRHVRVDLFYADFSPRDQALVNLFGGILFLLPWSILVIYASYDYALISYKIGETSPDPGGLPARYVIKFGITLGAFLLMLQGIASLIDSALVLSGRQQPKLPETEDTLKENL, translated from the coding sequence ATGGTTCAACTGCTTAAAGGCCTCTCCGCCGGCATCCACCGCCTCAATGAATGGGTGGGCAGGGGCGTTTCCTGGCTCACTACCGTGCTGGTCATCCTAACCTGTTTTGACGTCATAACCCGCTACCTGTTCAGCGACACCAGCGCCTGGATCATGGAACTGGAGTGGCATATCTTTGCCTTTATTTTTTTGCTGGGCGCCGGCTATGCCTTCCGGCACGACCGCCACGTGCGGGTCGACCTGTTCTACGCCGACTTCTCGCCCCGCGACCAGGCTCTTGTGAACCTCTTTGGGGGCATCCTCTTCCTCCTTCCCTGGAGTATCCTGGTGATCTACGCCTCCTACGACTATGCTTTGATCTCTTATAAAATAGGAGAGACCTCCCCCGATCCCGGCGGGCTGCCCGCCCGCTATGTGATCAAATTTGGCATTACCCTGGGGGCTTTTCTATTGATGCTTCAGGGCATCGCCAGCCTGATCGATTCCGCCCTGGTCCTCAGTGGGCGCCAACAACCCAAACTGCCGGAAACAGAAGACACCCTTAAAGAAAACCTCTAA
- a CDS encoding glucosaminidase domain-containing protein, which translates to MMDYTLEHPRQNEPAYSLQAISESINRNWFNGLLLGLGIYVLFFKDISIQFNLNAAAGAAEQVIISPEGVQSYQPAALPASYQENMPQNVSLLAAPASNKKGQKQWDSRKANDFSNLTFVLSPDYGRRHNVHPDIVKQKVGICKRYVEQYAPAALKEMREYGIPASITLAQGLLESNAGDSRLSVESNNHFGIKCRRKCRGCTCRNYTDDDIFDMFRVFDSPGESYREHSILLTSARYKHLLKLRKTDYKKWAHGLKKAGYATDKRYAEKLIQIIEFLGLERYDRAA; encoded by the coding sequence ATGATGGACTATACCCTTGAGCACCCCCGGCAAAACGAGCCAGCCTACTCCCTTCAGGCAATATCTGAATCCATCAACCGAAACTGGTTCAACGGCTTGTTGCTCGGGTTGGGCATTTACGTTCTCTTTTTTAAAGACATCAGCATACAATTCAATCTCAACGCAGCCGCCGGGGCAGCGGAGCAGGTGATCATCAGCCCGGAAGGCGTGCAGTCCTATCAGCCGGCGGCCCTGCCCGCCAGCTATCAGGAAAACATGCCCCAGAATGTTTCCCTCCTTGCCGCTCCCGCCTCAAATAAAAAAGGCCAAAAGCAATGGGATAGCCGCAAGGCCAATGATTTTTCCAACCTGACCTTCGTGCTCAGCCCGGATTACGGCCGCCGCCATAATGTGCATCCGGACATCGTAAAGCAGAAGGTCGGCATCTGCAAGCGCTACGTCGAGCAGTACGCCCCCGCCGCCCTGAAGGAAATGCGGGAGTACGGCATCCCGGCCAGCATCACCCTGGCGCAGGGCCTGCTCGAATCCAACGCCGGCGACAGCCGCCTGTCGGTGGAGTCCAACAACCACTTTGGCATCAAGTGCCGCCGCAAATGCCGGGGCTGTACCTGCCGCAATTATACCGACGACGACATCTTCGATATGTTCCGCGTCTTCGATTCCCCCGGAGAGAGCTACCGCGAACATTCCATCCTGCTTACCAGCGCCCGCTACAAGCACCTGCTGAAGTTGCGCAAGACGGACTACAAAAAATGGGCCCACGGCCTGAAAAAAGCGGGGTACGCTACCGACAAGCGCTATGCTGAAAAACTGATCCAGATCATTGAATTTCTGGGCCTGGAGCGCTACGACCGCGCTGCTTAA
- a CDS encoding 3-hydroxybutyryl-CoA dehydrogenase gives MKNITVIGAGTMGNGIAHVFAMNGYHVALGDVSREALDKGIATIEKNLARMVAKEKISQQDQEATLQRISTFTDTAQGVREAELVVEAATENVDLKLKIFKEMDQHAPEGAILATNTSSISITKIAAATRRPGQVIGMHFMNPVPIMKLVEVIRGYGTTDETTNTIMGLSKKLGKVPIEVNDYPGFISNRILMPMINEAIYSLFESVAGVEEIDTVMKLGMAHPMGPLQLADFIGLDVCLSILNVLYHGFGNPKYAPCPLLVNMVAAGKLGVKSGEGFYAYGHGTKELVVADVFK, from the coding sequence ATGAAAAATATAACCGTAATCGGCGCCGGAACCATGGGCAACGGCATCGCCCACGTTTTTGCCATGAACGGCTACCACGTCGCCCTCGGCGATGTCTCCCGGGAAGCGCTCGACAAGGGCATTGCAACCATCGAAAAAAACCTTGCCCGCATGGTGGCCAAAGAAAAGATCAGCCAACAAGATCAGGAGGCCACGCTTCAACGCATCAGCACCTTTACTGATACCGCCCAGGGTGTTCGGGAAGCAGAACTGGTGGTAGAGGCTGCCACCGAAAATGTCGATCTCAAACTGAAGATTTTCAAGGAGATGGATCAGCATGCACCCGAGGGTGCCATCCTCGCCACCAACACGTCCAGTATTTCGATCACCAAAATAGCGGCAGCCACCCGCCGCCCCGGCCAGGTCATCGGCATGCACTTTATGAACCCGGTCCCCATCATGAAGCTGGTGGAAGTAATCCGCGGTTATGGTACTACCGATGAAACCACCAACACGATCATGGGCCTTTCCAAAAAGTTGGGCAAGGTTCCCATAGAGGTTAACGACTACCCGGGCTTTATTTCCAATCGCATTCTGATGCCTATGATCAATGAGGCCATCTACTCGCTCTTCGAAAGCGTAGCCGGGGTGGAGGAGATCGATACGGTGATGAAACTGGGAATGGCGCACCCCATGGGCCCCCTGCAACTGGCCGACTTTATCGGGCTGGATGTCTGCCTGTCCATCCTCAACGTGCTTTACCACGGTTTCGGCAATCCCAAATACGCGCCCTGCCCGCTATTAGTCAATATGGTGGCGGCGGGCAAGCTGGGGGTGAAATCCGGCGAAGGGTTTTATGCCTATGGGCATGGAACGAAAGAACTCGTCGTGGCGGACGTGTTTAAGTGA
- a CDS encoding TolC family protein codes for MRTFLCLIFSALTFSYSQAQADTLRLSLKDAVALAQSDAPDVQIANTALSNNYWRYQAFLANYKPRINFGSTLPNLNRSIEAITQPDGTDVFINRSLMRNSLNISLEQDIALTGGSIFASSSLQRIDLFATGSNPGSVSYLSTPFAIGFQQPLFAFNALKWDKRIEPLAYEEAQRGYSEDMENAAYQSAQLFFEVLVAQLNLEAANRDKIDADTLLAISRGRYEVGRIAETELLQIELNAMNADASVAENQLNLQTSAERLRNFLGIQRAVYFQLQPPDELPGFDIDAEKALEYARAHRSETVAFRRQLMEAERDVAEARGNSGLEVNLNGYFGLSQTGPQVGDAYVQPLDQEQVRLGLNVPIADWGKARAQMEIARSNQELAQLTVAQERINFEREVLIKVQQFGLQRNQVRLALRAYDVAQKRLDITRKRYRIGKILVTDLNIAISEEANARRSYISALRTFWLAYYDLRRLALYDFENDKPLLERPEVGK; via the coding sequence ATGAGAACATTCCTTTGCCTTATTTTCTCTGCCTTAACCTTCAGCTATTCCCAGGCCCAGGCCGATACCCTGCGCCTCAGCCTCAAAGACGCAGTGGCCCTGGCTCAGAGCGATGCCCCCGATGTCCAGATCGCCAATACCGCCCTGAGCAATAACTACTGGCGCTACCAGGCATTCCTGGCCAACTACAAACCACGGATCAACTTCGGTTCTACCCTGCCCAACCTCAACCGCTCCATCGAAGCGATCACCCAGCCGGATGGAACAGATGTGTTCATCAACCGCTCCCTCATGCGCAATTCGCTCAACATCAGCCTGGAGCAGGACATTGCGCTGACTGGCGGCTCCATTTTCGCATCGAGCAGCCTGCAGCGCATCGACCTCTTTGCCACGGGTTCCAACCCGGGTTCGGTATCCTATCTGAGCACTCCCTTCGCCATCGGTTTCCAGCAACCGCTCTTCGCGTTCAACGCTCTGAAGTGGGATAAGCGGATCGAACCGCTCGCCTACGAAGAAGCCCAGCGCGGTTATTCCGAAGATATGGAGAACGCCGCCTACCAGTCCGCCCAGCTGTTCTTCGAGGTGCTGGTCGCTCAGCTCAACCTGGAAGCCGCCAACCGGGACAAGATCGACGCCGATACTTTGCTGGCTATCTCCCGAGGCCGCTATGAAGTAGGCCGCATTGCCGAAACAGAGCTGTTGCAGATCGAACTCAACGCCATGAACGCCGACGCCAGCGTAGCGGAAAACCAGCTCAACCTGCAGACCAGCGCCGAGCGCCTGCGCAACTTCCTGGGTATACAGCGCGCCGTATACTTTCAGCTCCAACCTCCGGATGAATTGCCCGGTTTCGATATCGACGCCGAAAAGGCACTGGAATACGCCCGCGCCCACCGCAGCGAAACCGTCGCCTTCCGTCGCCAGCTCATGGAAGCGGAACGCGATGTAGCGGAGGCGCGCGGCAATTCCGGCCTGGAGGTCAACCTCAATGGCTACTTCGGGCTTTCCCAGACCGGCCCGCAGGTCGGTGACGCCTACGTGCAGCCCCTCGACCAGGAGCAGGTGCGGCTGGGCCTGAACGTGCCCATTGCCGATTGGGGCAAGGCCCGCGCTCAAATGGAGATCGCCCGCTCCAACCAGGAACTGGCGCAACTCACCGTCGCCCAGGAACGGATCAACTTCGAACGGGAAGTCCTCATTAAGGTGCAGCAATTCGGCCTGCAGCGCAACCAGGTGCGGCTGGCCCTGCGCGCCTACGATGTCGCTCAGAAACGGCTGGACATCACCCGCAAACGCTACCGCATCGGCAAAATCCTGGTGACCGACCTCAATATCGCCATCAGCGAGGAGGCCAACGCCCGGCGGTCCTACATCTCCGCTCTGCGCACCTTCTGGCTGGCTTACTACGACCTGCGCCGCCTGGCTCTCTACGATTTTGAGAACGACAAGCCACTGCTGGAACGGCCGGAGGTGGGGAAGTGA
- a CDS encoding ABC transporter permease — translation MQRLFFNFILALEGVNANKLRSFLTALGIIFGVGAVIAMLAIGNGAKQSILEQMKLIGTNNIVVKSVVLNDAEGEQSSQAAQSQEQGQQRQGKRPYSPGLSLEDVSAIQTVLPAIESISPEVVIPLSVVRGNRLEQLRCVGVTNAYFQLNALGRSAGTWFHDTHLEQGAAVCIIGKEIQARFFSQENPVGKQVKCGNTWLRVIGVLEQRSVSTESLSHLGIRNSNADIYIPVTTALLRFKNRGLISQEDIGSNDSEEDKPPENYHQMDRVVVQVNDSKKLRASANLIARLLKRRHFGLLDFEVEVPELLLEQEQKTQDTFNLVLAAIAGISLLVGGIGIMNIMLASVLERIKEIGVRRSLGANRQDIVLQFLFEAVFISLIGGLIGIVLGVAAASTIASYAEIPTIVSAWSIVLSFGVAAAIGLAFGIFPARKAAQQDPIKALRSD, via the coding sequence ATGCAACGTTTGTTTTTCAATTTCATCCTCGCCCTGGAAGGGGTGAACGCCAACAAGCTCCGTTCTTTCCTCACCGCCCTGGGCATCATTTTCGGCGTAGGCGCCGTGATCGCCATGCTGGCCATCGGCAACGGGGCCAAGCAATCCATCCTGGAACAGATGAAGCTCATCGGCACCAACAACATCGTCGTCAAAAGTGTCGTACTAAACGATGCGGAAGGGGAACAAAGCAGCCAGGCAGCGCAGAGCCAGGAACAGGGCCAACAGAGGCAGGGCAAAAGGCCCTATTCTCCCGGGCTGAGCCTGGAAGACGTTTCTGCCATCCAAACAGTGTTGCCGGCCATTGAAAGCATTAGCCCGGAGGTAGTGATCCCCCTAAGCGTAGTGCGGGGCAACCGCCTGGAGCAATTGCGGTGTGTGGGGGTGACCAACGCCTATTTTCAACTCAACGCGCTGGGCCGTTCCGCCGGGACCTGGTTTCACGATACACACCTCGAACAAGGCGCCGCCGTTTGCATCATCGGCAAAGAGATACAGGCTCGTTTTTTCAGCCAGGAGAACCCCGTGGGCAAGCAGGTCAAATGCGGCAACACCTGGCTGCGGGTCATCGGCGTGCTGGAGCAGCGCAGCGTTAGTACGGAAAGCCTGAGCCATTTGGGCATACGCAACTCCAATGCCGATATATACATCCCTGTAACAACCGCCCTGCTGCGCTTCAAAAACCGGGGACTGATCAGCCAGGAAGATATAGGAAGCAATGATTCGGAGGAGGACAAGCCGCCGGAAAACTACCACCAGATGGATAGGGTAGTGGTGCAGGTCAATGATTCCAAAAAGCTTCGGGCAAGCGCCAACCTGATCGCCCGCCTCCTGAAGCGCCGTCATTTCGGCCTGCTCGACTTCGAGGTGGAAGTGCCGGAACTTCTGCTGGAACAAGAGCAAAAGACCCAGGACACCTTTAACCTGGTGCTGGCGGCCATCGCCGGCATCTCCCTGCTGGTGGGAGGCATCGGCATTATGAACATCATGCTGGCCTCCGTGCTGGAGCGCATCAAAGAGATCGGCGTGCGCCGCTCCCTGGGCGCCAACCGGCAGGACATCGTCCTGCAGTTCCTCTTCGAAGCGGTTTTTATCAGCCTGATCGGAGGGCTGATCGGCATCGTGCTGGGGGTTGCCGCAGCCAGTACCATTGCCTCCTACGCCGAAATCCCCACCATCGTATCGGCCTGGTCGATTGTTCTTTCTTTTGGCGTAGCGGCTGCTATTGGATTAGCCTTTGGCATCTTCCCCGCCCGGAAAGCCGCTCAGCAGGATCCCATAAAGGCCCTGCGCTCCGATTAG